CAGTGAGGCAAGATACTCTTCCTTTGTTAGAGTTTGCATGATTTCTATTTCCTTCTCATAATCAGAGATCTGCAGGAATTATATTTGGATTTGATAAGAATCTGCGGCAATGTATCGACATGACATCATATAGGGGTATAAAACTGTTGATAATCATACAGGAAAATTGGTTAAAGTTGATGACCCCCAATATTTTAGTGCTGCTAAATCGTATGCCCTTGCTGCAGCTTCCTCATCGTCATATGCACCTAAGCAATATTTGAGAAAAGAAAATCTCAGCCTCTGCGTTAAATCAAATAGATAACAGAAAAAACGAGAAACTACGGTCCAAATTGCAATGAGTGGCCGTATGCAGTAAAATTTTGCTCACCAAGATACACTGCCCATTGTTAAATTCCAGTTCGAAGCACAGACCATGAAAGAGATGCAAGAAATTAATATGAGACACTAATACTCATTTCAAGAAAAGTAActacaaaaatttcataaactaaTTGCAAGATACCTTGTTTCCCCTTTTTCTTCTGAGTTACATTCCATGTAAGTTTGTCCCACAGGTGTGCTTCGTATCGACCTGTCCATTTATGCCTACTAACTCCACGAAACCTTGAACTTCTTTTCACAGTTGTTGCTGCAGAAGTTTGATCAACTTGTTGATTTGGTGTCTGCTGGTTATCACAGCTAAGAGCTAGAGCAACTGCATCTCTTTTTCTACGTTTTACAGGCATAACCTCAGGAGCTTCACCATCCATCATGCTCACAATATCCCTTCCAAGGTATGGATCACtctttatcattttcatcaccaTTTTTAGTCGTCCTTCTCAGTTCTTTGCTCTGTTCTTTTCTGTGTTTTCCTTGTTTTGGCTCTCTAGTTGTATCAATTCGTGGGTACTTATATATAAGATTCATGTTTTTTTGGGCTTATTTTGTTTTGGCTGTAATTGTCTCAACTAACCCTTTGAATAACGACGGGAAGGGCGATAGAAACAATGAATTTGTGGGTTGGgacaaatatatttattcttgtaCTACCTTCCAGCCATTGGAACCAAGTTACTACCAAATATTATTTATCCTTGAACCATGTCCCAGCCGAAGAGACGGTGATTGTGACCTCAGAATGTGGAATATCCTACCCATGGGTCTGACTTGTTGAGCATCTATCCTCTCCAAGAAAAAGATTTCAAATTCCATGCATAATATTTAGCAAAGTATAAACTCCACCCCTTATAATTTACCCAGTTGCTCGCATCCGCTAAATTTCTTGGTCTGCTTTTAATCTCGAATATAGATAGTTTTCATGTAGTACGACCATACGTGGTTCCTTAAAATCCGCATTGTGGACATGATGCATAGTTTGAGTGCAAGTAACATTACTCTTTCATTATTCGAGACACTAGTTTTTTACATGCTTGTGTATGATGGCCATCAATGGCATATAATTTGTGGTGTCTTTCAAAGTCAACTTTGGTCCATCAAAAGTTGATTTAATGTAACTTGAATAATCTTATTACATAGCCGTGTTATATTAGGCTTTTTGATCTCTGCAGGCCTTTGTGCCGCCTTCATGGGAACACTCCTCCATGTTAAATAAAGAGGGACTTGTTTTTCGtttcttgtattttttaatgtgtttgttatttatttgtatttttttttttgtgtgaaagAAATGACAAACACTTGTTTGAGATATGAAACTATAATTAATCAGACAGAAACAAGTGTTTGTTTGAAAGAACGACTCGAAAATAGTTTTTGGTTTAACAACCTAAGCAATAACTTATATTGATCCTATGCTACATTCGTGTGTTCTATCACTTAGGTAGTTAGGTTGACAATCAATTTGATTACAAATATAATCTTTTTTACATATTCTTGTCCAACATTGGATCGAATCGGTTTCGATCCGAGCTCGTTtaaactaaatatttgaaataagagaTTGTTGTTTTGAAATGACTCATAAAAGAGATTGCGGTGGACATTATTATAATCTGGATTCATAGAGTTATAACATATATGGAAATATGAATTAATTGTACGATCATGTTTGTGCGAGCTGGATTAACCATTTCGTAGAATGGTGACATATATGTAATAGTTATATGGATTACTTGTACAATCATGCTTGTGCGGGCTTGAGCTTGTgacatcatatacgtatacatatagttttgatatgctgcacgcGTTTGTGAGCATCGATGAAGTGATACTCATATATTGAATGCGATGAAACATAGAAAAATTACACATCTAATAGGTGAATGTCACCTCATCGATGCTCACATATGTGTGCACGGTGGGTGTGTagaatatcaaaactatatatgtatatgtattataaattatagagattgataaatttattagaaaaaagaaagagtCATGATAAGAACAGCAGATAATGCCATAGTTGGGCATTTTCTTGGAGTCATCATCATCCATACTTGTTACAAATTTGTCCCTCGTTGTTTTTGTGAAGTTGCTGAGGTTTGATTTGGTCTTATTGTTGGAAACTGGATTTTTGACGATGTTATCTATGAAATCGACTCCTCTGGTATAACTTTCTTGTAGCTATCATCTTCAATTTTTTGTGGTTAAAGGATCAAA
This DNA window, taken from Primulina huaijiensis isolate GDHJ02 unplaced genomic scaffold, ASM1229523v2 scaffold207548, whole genome shotgun sequence, encodes the following:
- the LOC140966650 gene encoding AP2-like ethylene-responsive transcription factor At2g41710 — encoded protein: MVMKMIKSDPYLGRDIVSMMDGEAPEVMPVKRRKRDAVALALSCDNQQTPNQQVDQTSAATTVKRSSRFRGVSRHKWTGRYEAHLWDKLTWNVTQKKKGKQVYLGAYDDEEAAARAYDLAALKYWGSSTLTNFPISDYEKEIEIMQTLTKEEYLAS